The following coding sequences lie in one Apium graveolens cultivar Ventura chromosome 3, ASM990537v1, whole genome shotgun sequence genomic window:
- the LOC141713441 gene encoding uncharacterized protein LOC141713441, with the protein MALLTFQEASSQSNKHKQPSSSSSSSSKRKKKQIKQPSSWDQIKNLLTCKQLEGSKVHDPASSKKIDKNTSSGYSKLGSCSSICTFKDVVHGNTSRVVHRADNSPDSSTVGQETGLIRRKTVNNSSSSRSNMSSTTSVRSNGGGSCRSSSRGMQFRKLSGCYECHVAHMIVDPSRYPSPRSTVCACPECGEVFPKIESLELHQAVRHAVSELGPEDSGRNIVEIIFKSSWLKKDSPICIIERILKVHNTKRTIQKFEDCRDAVKFRANTNTKKDPRCAADGNELLRFHCTTLTCSLGAHGSSSLCGSVPGCGVCTVIRHGFQDRKVDNKGVRTTASSGRAHDCLNSTDTRRAMLVCRVIAGRVKRSEDEVASEESSAAALNGGSAYDSVAGLGGVFSNMEELHVANPRAILPCFVVIYKTSI; encoded by the exons ATGGCACTTCTCACTTTCCAAGAAGCCTCATCACAATCCAACAAACACAAACAACCCTcctcttcctcctcctcctcaTCCAAACGCAAGAAAAAGCAAATAAAACAGCCTTCTTCATGGGACCAAATCAAGAACTTGCTCACTTGCAAACAATTGGAAGGTTCCAAGGTCCATGATCCTGCTTCTTCCAAGAAAATTGACAAAAACACTTCTTCCGGGTACTCGAAACTAGGGTCTTGCAGCTCAATATGTACTTTTAAAGATGTTGTTCATGGAAACACTAGTAGAGTTGTACACAGAGCTGATAACTCACCGGACAGTAGCACTGTTGGCCAGGAAACCGGACTCATTCGCCGGAAAACTGTTAACAACTCATCCTCTTCCAGGTCCAATATGAGCAGTACTACTTCTGTCAGATCAAATGGTGGCGGCTCTTGCAGGTCATCTTCTAGAGGCATGCAGTTCAGGAAACTTTCTGGGTGCTATGAATGTCATGTGGCTCATATGATAGTTGATCCTAGCAG GTATCCGAGTCCAAGGAGTACTGTATGTGCTTGCCCGGAGTGCGGCGAGGTTTTTCCAAAAATTGAAAGCTTAGAACTTCATCAAGCTGTTCGACATGCTG TTTCGGAGCTGGGACCAGAAGATTCGGGTCGAAACATCGTAGAAATAATCTTCAAATCAAGCTGGCTAAAAAAAGACAGCCCAATCTGCATCATCGAACGCATCCTAAAAGTCCACAACACTAAACGAACCATCCAAAAATTCGAAGACTGTCGTGACGCCGTCAAGTTCCGAGCCAACACAAACACCAAAAAAGATCCAAGGTGCGCCGCCGACGGAAACGAGTTACTTCGTTTCCACTGCACTACCCTCACGTGCTCGCTCGGCGCGCACGGCTCGTCCAGCTTATGCGGCTCCGTACCTGGCTGCGGCGTATGTACAGTCATCAGGCACGGCTTTCAAGATAGAAAGGTGGATAACAAAGGAGTGCGTACTACAGCGAGCAGTGGCAGGGCCCACGACTGTCTGAACAGTACGGACACACGTAGGGCAATGCTTGTGTGTCGTGTGATTGCTGGGAGAGTGAAGAGAAGCGAGGATGAAGTGGCTAGTGAAGAAAGTAGTGCGGCGGCTTTGAATGGTGGCTCGGCTTATGACTCGGTGGCTGGCTTAGGTGGCGTGTTTTCGAATATGGAGGAGTTGCATGTGGCTAATCCGAGGGCTATACTTCCTTGTTTTGTCGTTATATACAAAACGAGCATCTAG